The genomic segment AGTGGAAGACGAAGAAAGCGAAGAAGATGAAGAAGTGGACATCTTCGTATTCCAAGTAGACGGCGGCGAAATGGTACCATTGGAAGAGGACGAGGAGAGCACTGTTTACGCGAAGCTGAACGAAGTGCTGGAAGGTATCGAACTCATTAAAGAAGACAAGTAATCCGGTATGAATGAAACAAGCCACTGCTGGCGTTAGAACCCAAGCAGTGGCTTTTTCTTGCGGTCGATCAGTCATTCATTTTAATAATGTTATCCTTAAGGTCTCGTACAACGAGAAGGCAGGTGTAGTCTGTATCCTGTAGTTCGCGAACCAAGGCAGAGCACTCATCTTTCGTAAGACCAAGCTTTTCGAGTCGCTGACGGAGTTCTTTACCGCCATTGTCAAAGAAATGCGCCATGCTGTCAATGTGACCGACGGCACTTTCAAAGTGGGTACTGTATTTATAAAAATTGTTTCGTTGATTGGAGTGATTTTTATCAGGATTCCATTTCAAAACCCAGATGTCATCACTGTTGTATCCGGCAGAATTTAACGCGTGAACGTCAGAAGCTAGCTCAGCATCATACTTGTGGAATTTGACGAACGGCTTGGTAGCACTGATCAAAAATATTCCCCCCTTTTTCGCCTCAGGAATCGATGCCTTACTAGGATGCCCAAAGCCAGAACGCGGATGAATGGAAATACCTGAGGCACGGCTGGAGTGCTACGCAAGAACAATGAGCATATTTTCCTTGATGGCAGCAGGATTTACACGGATGGGGGAAGAAATAGAGAAAGGGAAACAGATGTTTTGGTTTTTCATTTTGACCAATCTTCACCATTAGTGCTACACTAATTAATGGAATAGGCATGTCATGTACAGAACGAATGAGAAACGAGGAATACTGAGGAGAATCGGCCATCTCGCTAGGGGCGAGGTGGCTTTTTTGCCCCATTTTGCTACTGGCGTTGAATACTATGGGAACCATACGGTACAATAGCGATTAAGTGTTCGCTTTTATTAGGAAAACGTTCCTCTCATGGGGATTGAACCATCTCGGCGTTTTTCAAAAAAGGTGAATACGACGCTAGCCATCAGTAAAAAGGCATGAAAGTTTTTGTAGTGTCCGAAGAGTAGAGGGGAGAGCGCGATTGAAGGAAACAGAAACACAGCAAACATTAACGTATACGGAAGAAGATATTCAGGTCTTAGAAGGCTTGATTGCCGTTCGAAAGCGGCCTGGAATGTACATAGGCTCCACGGGCTCGCGTGGCCTGCATCATCTGCTGTGGGAAATTGTAGATAACGCCAAAGACGAGGCGCTTGCCGGCGTTAACGATAGCATCATCGTCACTTTGTACAAGGATGGCAGTGTCAGCGTAGAGGACCATGGACGCGGAATTCCAACGGGTATGCACAAGACTGGCCGACCTGTACCAGAAGTTATTTTTACGACGCTCCATGCCGGTGGTAAATTCGGTGGTGGCGGATACAAAAAAAGTGGTGGCTTGCACGGGGTAGGCTCCAGTGTCGTTGTGGCCTTGTCCAAATGGCTTGAGGTCGAAATCCACCGGGAAGGCAAAATTCATAAGCAACGCTTTGAATATGTGGTGGATGCAAATGGAACTGAGCATGTCGGTAAACCGGTTACCGGTCTTGAAATCACAGGGAACACCAAACGTACAGGAACAACGGTACGTTTTCTGCCGGATGACGCGGTGTTTGGCAATGCTCGCTTTGACTATGAGACGATTCGTGATCGTTTTCGTGAGACGGCATTCCTTCTGAAAAAGCTGCGCATGGTTTTGATTGACGAGCGCGGACCTGAAAAGAAACGGGAAGAGTTTTACTTCGAAGATGGCTTGAAATCATACGTTTCTTACTTGAACGAGGGGAAAAATACGCTCCATCCGATCGTTTACTTCGAAGGGGAAAAGGACAATATCTACGTCGAGCTGGCTTTTCAGTACAATGACGGCTATGCAGAGACACTGGTGTCCTATGTCAACTCGATTGTAACAACGGATGGCGGAACACATGTTACGGGCTTCCGCAACGGTACGACCCGGATCTTTAACGAATTTGCCCGGAAAAAAGGGTACTTGAAAGAAAAAGACCCGAACTTGACTGGAAACGATTTGCGGGAAGGTTTCCTCGGTGTATTGTCATTGCAAATGGCTGACGTCCAGTTTGAGTCCCAAACAAAAGACAAGCTGGGGAACGAAGAAGCACGGGCAATCGTAGAGCAGATTGTTTCCGAAAAGCTAGGCTTCTTCCTCGAGGAAAATCCGGAAATAGGCAAGCTGCTGATTGACAAGGCATTGCGTTCTGCTGAGATTCGCGAAGAGCTACGCAAACAACGCGAAGCCCTTCGCGGCGACAAGAAAGGCAAAACCGCGAAAAAGCGCAAATCGATTTCGGAAAAGTTTACTCCGCCGCAATACAGAGACTCCAAGCGCAATGAGCTCTTCCTCGTCGAGGGGGATTCCGCGGGTGGCTCTGCAAAACAGGCGCGTAATTCAGAGTTCCAAGCCTTGTTCAGCCTCCGAGGGAAGCCGTTGAACACGGAAAAAGCAAAGCTATCCGAGGTATTGGCGAATGAAGAGTTCCGCACGATCCTAGAGGTGCTTGAAACCGATATTGGCGAAGAGTTTTCCATCGAAAACTGTGCATTTGACAAAGTGATTATCATGTCTGATGCGGACGTTGACGGCTCGCACATTCAAACGCTGCTCCTGACCTTCTTCTTCCGCTACATGCGCCCGATGATTGCAGCTGGTCACTTGTATATTGCCCAACCGCCTTTGTATCAGGTGAAAAAGCAGAGCAAGGGCAAGCAGACAGAGGCGATCTACTGTTGGAGCGATTACGAGCTGGAACAAGCGTTGAAAAAGGCTGGACGCGGTGCTGAAGTGCAGCGCTACAAAGGTTTGGGTGAGATGAACGCCGATCAGCTCTGGGAAACAACTATGGACCCTGAGACGCGCAAGCTCATTAAGGTTGAACTGGAAGACCTCGCTCACTGTGAGAAGCTGGTAACCGTTTTGATGGGTGACAAAGTCCCACCACGTCGAGAGTGGATTGAGAATCACGTCACCTTTGAAGTGGGGGAGGATGAATAAGCATGCTGTCCAATCAAATTATTAATCAGAGCTTCGCGGAGATTATGGGAAAGCGCTTCGGGGACTATGCCAACCTGGTTATTCTCTCACGCGCGATCCCGGATGCTCGCGATGGACTAAAACCGGTACAGCGCCGTATTTTGTATGCAATGTACCAAGAAGGCAACACGAACGATAAACCTTACCGTAAATCAGCGAAAACAGTCGGGTACGTGATGGGTACCTATCACCCGCACGGTGACTCGGCGATTTACGAAACAATGGTGCGGATGGCGCAATGGTGGAAAATGCGGCAGGTGCTTATTCAAGGCCACGGAAACTTTGGTAGCTTGGACGCAGACCCGCCAGCCGCTATGCGTTACACCGAATCCAGACTGTCGGCATTGGCCAACGAGCTACTGCGCGATATTGAAAAGGATACGGTTACATTTATCCCGAACTACGACAACTCCGCTCAACAACCGGCAGTATTGCCTTCACGATTTCCTAATCTTCTCGTGAATGGTGCTGCCGGGATCGCGGTCGGTTTTGCAACTGACATCCCTACTCACAATTTGGGTGAAGTCATCGATGCGGCAGTTGCACAAATGAAGAACCCGAATATCTCGCTGGATGAGCTGATGCAGCACGTCAAAGGTCCAGATTTTCCAACAGGCGGCATTGTTCAAGGGTTGTCCGGGATTCGCAAGGCGTTTGAGACAGGCCGTGGCCAATTTATCATTCGCGGGAAGACCCATGTAGAGGAGCCAAAAGGCGGCAAGATCAAAAAAATCGTCATTTCCGAAATCCCTTACGAAGTGGTCAAGTCGAAGCTCGTCGGCCAAATCGATGAGCTCGTAATGGAGCGCAAAATCGAGGGGGCACTGGCGGTTCGCGATGAAACTGGTCGCAAAGAGGCCGAGCAGAAAAAGGTCCGTATCGTAGTAGATATTCGCAAGGAAGCGGATGAGCAGGCGATTCTCAACTACCTGTACAAAAATACGGATCTGCAAATCTATTACAATTACAACATGAACGTGATTCATGAGGGGACCATCCGCCAGATGGGACTCAAGGCTTTGTTGGGGGCATATATCGACCACCAAAAAGAAGTCGTCACGAATCGCTGCCAATATGATCTGAATCGTAAGCAAAGCCGCAAGCATATCGTGGAAGGCTTGATTCGCGCCAAGTCCATTTTGCGTCAGATCGTCGATACGATTATGGATTCGGAAGACCGTGCAGATGCCAAGAAAAACATCATGGAGAAATACGGCTTCACCGAAAACCAAGCAGATGCGATCTTGAGCATTCAACTCGCTTCCTTGACACGTTTGGATATCGTCAAGTTGGAAAAAGAATTGGCTACGCTGGCAAAAGAAATCGAGGAACTGAAATCGATTTTGGCAAGCGAGAAAAAGCTGATTCAAGTCATTACAGGCGAGTTGAACGAGATCAAGAAAAAATACGCAGAAGAGCGCCTGACAGAAATCCAGGGCGAGATCGAGGAAATCAAAATCGACATCGCGATGCAAATTAATGCAGAGGATTGCATCGTAACCCTCACAAACGAAGGATATATCAAGCGGACGAGCCCGCGCTCCTTTAAATCAGTGGGGGGAACGCTGGAGACATGTGGGGTAAAAGAAGGAGACCGTGTCCGTTATTTCATGGAGACGAATACGTCCCA from the Brevibacillus brevis genome contains:
- the parC gene encoding DNA topoisomerase IV subunit A; protein product: MLSNQIINQSFAEIMGKRFGDYANLVILSRAIPDARDGLKPVQRRILYAMYQEGNTNDKPYRKSAKTVGYVMGTYHPHGDSAIYETMVRMAQWWKMRQVLIQGHGNFGSLDADPPAAMRYTESRLSALANELLRDIEKDTVTFIPNYDNSAQQPAVLPSRFPNLLVNGAAGIAVGFATDIPTHNLGEVIDAAVAQMKNPNISLDELMQHVKGPDFPTGGIVQGLSGIRKAFETGRGQFIIRGKTHVEEPKGGKIKKIVISEIPYEVVKSKLVGQIDELVMERKIEGALAVRDETGRKEAEQKKVRIVVDIRKEADEQAILNYLYKNTDLQIYYNYNMNVIHEGTIRQMGLKALLGAYIDHQKEVVTNRCQYDLNRKQSRKHIVEGLIRAKSILRQIVDTIMDSEDRADAKKNIMEKYGFTENQADAILSIQLASLTRLDIVKLEKELATLAKEIEELKSILASEKKLIQVITGELNEIKKKYAEERLTEIQGEIEEIKIDIAMQINAEDCIVTLTNEGYIKRTSPRSFKSVGGTLETCGVKEGDRVRYFMETNTSHTALFFTQDGKYFATLVNAFPDDKWKDIGSALVNIIPLEKNQRIVGFTIVENFKQPLYVYHVSKNGLMKKTALSEYETNRSSALVAAKLKADDDEFVNVFVADEAGAILGATKDGMGIRFQRNEVSATGRASSGVKAIALAPGDDVITMLPIEEDDSRAFSLLTAEGVVKRTAIAAIPLQARAGKGVQLIRKRKNNPHELVAMFIEETVYAWTSQNEWTLVETEQVIVNEQGGIGRQLVEGGVKAVAFETILPSDEPKDEATAKGPGDGSGTAGQQKTSNAQASLFDGDHRE
- a CDS encoding general stress protein; protein product: MISATKPFVKFHKYDAELASDVHALNSAGYNSDDIWVLKWNPDKNHSNQRNNFYKYSTHFESAVGHIDSMAHFFDNGGKELRQRLEKLGLTKDECSALVRELQDTDYTCLLVVRDLKDNIIKMND
- a CDS encoding DUF1292 domain-containing protein; this encodes MTEENKDLELGDIITLDDENGEPLGDFEVLAMFDLNGKEYIALAEAVEDEESEEDEEVDIFVFQVDGGEMVPLEEDEESTVYAKLNEVLEGIELIKEDK
- a CDS encoding DNA gyrase/topoisomerase IV subunit B codes for the protein MKETETQQTLTYTEEDIQVLEGLIAVRKRPGMYIGSTGSRGLHHLLWEIVDNAKDEALAGVNDSIIVTLYKDGSVSVEDHGRGIPTGMHKTGRPVPEVIFTTLHAGGKFGGGGYKKSGGLHGVGSSVVVALSKWLEVEIHREGKIHKQRFEYVVDANGTEHVGKPVTGLEITGNTKRTGTTVRFLPDDAVFGNARFDYETIRDRFRETAFLLKKLRMVLIDERGPEKKREEFYFEDGLKSYVSYLNEGKNTLHPIVYFEGEKDNIYVELAFQYNDGYAETLVSYVNSIVTTDGGTHVTGFRNGTTRIFNEFARKKGYLKEKDPNLTGNDLREGFLGVLSLQMADVQFESQTKDKLGNEEARAIVEQIVSEKLGFFLEENPEIGKLLIDKALRSAEIREELRKQREALRGDKKGKTAKKRKSISEKFTPPQYRDSKRNELFLVEGDSAGGSAKQARNSEFQALFSLRGKPLNTEKAKLSEVLANEEFRTILEVLETDIGEEFSIENCAFDKVIIMSDADVDGSHIQTLLLTFFFRYMRPMIAAGHLYIAQPPLYQVKKQSKGKQTEAIYCWSDYELEQALKKAGRGAEVQRYKGLGEMNADQLWETTMDPETRKLIKVELEDLAHCEKLVTVLMGDKVPPRREWIENHVTFEVGEDE